A stretch of DNA from Polyangiaceae bacterium:
CGACGCCCACGTCGCCGACGTGCTCGAGAGCCTCGAGAACTCGGTGCTTCAGAGCGACGACACGACCGTCGTGCAGCGCAACGGCAACCAGCCCGGCTGTCGCGATGTCCATGTCTGGGCCTGGCGAGACCATACGCCGGCGTCTTCTACGAAGCCACCGACACCCGCAACCGCGACGGGCCGAAAGCCGTGATCGGCAACCGCCGAGGTCGACTGCAGTGTGACGGACACGATTGCTACTCAGGGCTCGATCCGGGCGAGATCACACGGATCGGGTGCTGGGCGCACGTGCGTCGCTACTTCGAAGGCGAAACGGGCAGTGATGCCAACGCCAACGAGATGCTCGACTGGATTGGCACGCTGTTCCGCGTCGAGCGCGAAGCGAAGCAGCGTGCTCAGGACGAGCGGCGTACCTCACCGATGAAGAGCTGCTCGCCTTGCGCCGGGAGAAGTCCAAGTCGATCCTCGATGCCATCCGAGCCTGGCTCGACCATGCGCAGCTGAATCC
This window harbors:
- a CDS encoding transposase; amino-acid sequence: MSRCPCLGLARPYAGVFYEATDTRNRDGPKAVIGNRRGRLQCDGHDCYSGLDPGEITRIGCWAHVRRYFEGETGSDANANEMLDWIGTLFRVEREAKQRAQDERRTSPMKSCSPCAGRSPSRSSMPSEPGSTMRS